The following proteins come from a genomic window of Triticum aestivum cultivar Chinese Spring chromosome 6A, IWGSC CS RefSeq v2.1, whole genome shotgun sequence:
- the LOC123130204 gene encoding MEIOTIC F-BOX protein MOF-like — MTPRKKRKSAPPVSVAVSATDRIGALPDSLLQHVISFLPAQESVRTCVLARRWRHLWKSTRALRIVGLDGREPASVEDLRVFVDHLLMLRERTDLESVEMIFHSCSEGEVPYVSLWTRFALMCKVRALSLEISHAYFYQDDLPLASQYLKTLDLYGLGLQKAFLDFSGCPALEDLKMSECNISVDRMSSPSLKHLSITGCLSDLRARLRISTPGLVSFKLDDFFGKTPFLENMALLQTACVNLGKSFSDVCMNYNSGVFCGDNKNGCVNCISHNDGSSDCMLLGGISSAKHLELTSESSKLIFTRDLKCCPTFSKLKTLLLNEYWCEAPDLDPLACILKKTPVLEKLTLQLYLKGPTHKVEIKGSYSPMEGPSTISEHLNIVEVKCNVVDEKILKVLKFLSAFNIRFGFL, encoded by the exons ATGACTCCTAGGAAGAAGCGCAAGAGCGCGCCGCCGGTGTCCGTGGCCGTGAGCGCCACCGACCGCATCGGCGCGCTCCCCGACAGTCTCCTCCAGCACGTGATCTCCTTCCTCCCAGCGCAGGAGTCCGTCCGGACGTGCGTGCTCGCCCGGCGCTGGCGCCACCTTTGGAAGTCCACGAGAGCCCTGCGCATCGTCGGCCTCGACGGCCGGGAGCCTGCCAGCGTCGAGGACCTCCGGGTGTTCGTGGACCATCTGCTGATGCTGCGCGAGCGCACCGACCTAGAAAGTGTCGAGATGATATTCCACAGTTGCTCCGAAGGCGAGGTGCCCTATGTGAGCCTATGGACCCGTTTCGCCCTCATGTGCAAAGTTCGGGCGCTATCCCTCGAAATCTCACATGCCTATTTCTACCAGGACGACCTGCCTCTTGCCTCTCAGTACCTGAAAACGTTGGACCTTTATGGTCTAGGCCTGCAGAAGGCATTTCTTGATTTTTCTGGCTGTCCAGCGTTGGAGGATCTGAAGATGAGTGAGTGTAACATCTCTGTCGATAGGATGTCATCACCTTCCCTGAAGCATTTGAGCATCACTGGTTGCCTCTCTGATTTGCGTGCCCGGCTCCGCATTTCTACGCCGGGCCTTGTCTCTTTCAAGCTAGATGACTTTTTCGGTAAAACCCCTTTTCTTGAAAACATGGCGTTGCTACAGACTGCATGTGTGAATCTTGGCAAAAGCTTCAGCGATGTCTGTATGAATTATAACTCCGGTGTCTTCTGTGGAGATAATAAGAACGGATGTGTCAATTGTATTTCACATAACGATGGCAGCAGCGATTGCATGCTTCTGGGTGGGATCTCAAGTGCTAAACATCTTGAACTGACATCTGAATCGAGCAAG CTCATTTTCACAAGAGATTTGAAATGCTGCCCTACATTTAGTAAGTTAAAGACTTTATTACTCAACGAATACTGGTGCGAGGCTCCAGACTTGGATCCACTAGCTTGCATTCTGAAAAAAACACCAGTTCTAGAGAAGCTCACTCTTCAACTTTATTTAAAG GGACCAACTCATAAAGTGGAAATAAAAGGAAGCTACAGTCCAATGGAGGGACCATCTACAATATCAGAGCACCTTAACATAGTTGAAGTCAAGTGTAATGTGGTCGACGAGAAGATTCTCAAAGTCTTGAAGTTCTTATCTGCATTTAACATAC GATTTGGTTTTTTGTAA